The following coding sequences are from one Aliarcobacter skirrowii CCUG 10374 window:
- a CDS encoding MalY/PatB family protein — MKYNFDKVINRKNTDCYKWDTTKDGVIPMWVADMDFEVAKPIVDSIIKRAKHPVFGYTMVPNEYFEAEISWWRKRFNYEIKKEHIIPTAGVIPSLSAIIQTFCQKDDKILIQSPVYHYFNIVIQNNYCKVITNNLIYKDEKYEIDFVDFEEKLKNDRPKLFILSNPHNPVGKVFSKDELQKIGELCLKYDVLVISDEIHRDLVFKDYIFTPFASINKEFEQNSITCTSASKTFNIASLKASNIVVANKKLRTILDKTLSKNEMKGVNVFGIYSLISAYEECEDWLFELLIYLEKNKNFLEDFITKNIPNLKVVKAEATYLLWIDISSLGLNSKEFTKKLEELGNVRVISGVTFGENGDNFIRVNIATPLEILKEALEGIKKAVENL; from the coding sequence ATGAAATACAATTTTGATAAAGTGATAAATAGAAAAAATACAGACTGCTATAAATGGGATACTACAAAAGATGGAGTGATTCCTATGTGGGTTGCTGATATGGATTTTGAAGTTGCAAAGCCTATTGTGGATTCTATTATAAAAAGAGCAAAGCATCCAGTTTTTGGCTATACAATGGTTCCAAATGAGTATTTTGAAGCTGAGATTAGTTGGTGGAGAAAAAGATTTAACTATGAGATAAAAAAAGAGCATATTATTCCAACAGCTGGTGTAATTCCATCTTTAAGTGCAATAATTCAAACTTTTTGTCAAAAAGATGACAAAATCTTAATTCAATCGCCTGTTTATCACTACTTTAATATAGTTATACAAAACAATTATTGTAAAGTTATAACAAATAATTTGATATATAAAGATGAAAAATATGAGATAGATTTTGTTGATTTTGAAGAGAAACTAAAAAATGATAGACCAAAACTATTTATATTATCAAATCCTCATAATCCTGTTGGGAAGGTTTTTTCAAAAGATGAGTTGCAAAAAATTGGAGAGTTGTGTTTAAAATATGATGTTTTGGTAATAAGTGATGAGATTCATAGGGATTTGGTCTTCAAAGATTATATCTTCACACCTTTTGCATCTATAAATAAAGAGTTTGAACAAAACTCTATTACTTGCACAAGTGCTAGTAAGACATTTAATATTGCTTCTTTAAAAGCCTCAAATATAGTTGTGGCAAATAAAAAACTAAGAACAATTTTGGATAAAACTCTAAGCAAAAATGAGATGAAAGGAGTTAATGTTTTTGGGATTTACTCTTTGATTAGTGCTTATGAAGAGTGTGAAGATTGGCTTTTTGAACTACTTATTTATCTTGAAAAAAATAAAAACTTTTTGGAAGATTTTATAACAAAAAATATCCCAAACCTAAAAGTAGTGAAAGCCGAAGCTACATATCTACTATGGATTGATATAAGCTCTCTTGGCTTAAACTCAAAAGAGTTTACAAAAAAACTAGAAGAGCTAGGAAATGTAAGAGTAATCTCAGGAGTAACTTTTGGAGAAAATGGTGATAATTTTATAAGAGTAAATATAGCAACACCTCTTGAGATTTTAAAAGAGGCTTTAGAGGGTATAAAAAAAGCTGTTGAAAATTTATAA
- a CDS encoding adenylate kinase, translating into MNLMLFGAPGAGKGTQAKFLIEKYNIPQISTGDILRAAIADKTDMGMEAKKFMDAGQLVPDSTIIGIIKDRLAVADCKNGFILDGFPRTLAQAEALSELMENMKIKLDKVISLNVPDSLIVGRITGRRVCSGCGASFHVEFNPSKKDGVCDYCGGELTIRKDDNAETVKSRLEAYHSQTAPLIDFYKKMGLFMELDGTKDVSEVTKDMINALA; encoded by the coding sequence ATGAATTTAATGCTATTTGGAGCACCAGGAGCTGGAAAAGGAACTCAAGCTAAATTTCTAATTGAGAAGTACAATATCCCACAAATCTCAACAGGAGATATCTTAAGAGCAGCAATTGCAGACAAAACAGATATGGGAATGGAAGCTAAAAAATTTATGGATGCTGGGCAATTAGTTCCAGATTCTACTATTATTGGAATTATCAAAGATAGACTAGCTGTTGCTGATTGTAAAAATGGATTTATTCTTGATGGTTTTCCAAGAACTTTGGCTCAAGCTGAGGCTTTAAGTGAACTTATGGAAAATATGAAAATTAAACTTGATAAAGTTATCTCTTTAAATGTTCCTGATAGCTTAATTGTAGGAAGAATTACAGGAAGAAGAGTTTGTTCTGGTTGTGGAGCATCTTTCCATGTTGAGTTTAATCCTTCAAAAAAAGATGGTGTTTGTGACTATTGTGGTGGAGAATTAACTATTAGAAAAGATGATAATGCAGAGACTGTAAAAAGCAGACTTGAAGCATACCACTCTCAAACGGCACCACTAATTGATTTTTATAAAAAAATGGGTCTGTTTATGGAACTTGATGGTACAAAAGATGTATCAGAAGTTACAAAAGATATGATAAACGCTTTAGCTTAA
- a CDS encoding adenylate kinase: MKKLFLIIGAPGSGKTTDAELIAKKHENITHYSTGDMLRAEMAKNSEIGKEIAKYVNAGNIVPIKIAIQTIINAIKNAPTPTIIIDGYPRSLEQMSALDEYLKNEKELELVSCIEVVVSEEVAKDRVLGRNRGDDDKVEVFNNRMSVYIEPLKAIQDFYESKNILKKIDGERTIEEIVDEMDSFILSKII, from the coding sequence ATGAAAAAACTATTTTTAATTATTGGAGCACCTGGAAGTGGAAAAACAACAGATGCCGAACTTATAGCAAAAAAACATGAAAATATAACTCACTATAGTACAGGCGATATGCTAAGAGCTGAGATGGCAAAAAATAGCGAAATAGGAAAAGAGATAGCAAAATATGTAAATGCTGGAAATATAGTACCAATTAAAATAGCTATACAAACTATAATAAATGCTATAAAAAATGCTCCAACACCTACAATAATAATAGATGGATATCCTAGAAGTTTAGAGCAGATGAGTGCTTTGGATGAGTATTTGAAAAATGAGAAAGAGTTAGAGCTAGTTTCTTGTATAGAGGTAGTTGTAAGCGAAGAAGTTGCAAAAGATAGAGTGCTTGGAAGAAATAGGGGAGATGATGATAAGGTTGAAGTATTTAACAACAGAATGAGTGTATATATAGAGCCTTTAAAAGCTATTCAAGATTTTTATGAATCAAAAAATATTTTGAAAAAAATAGATGGTGAGCGAACTATAGAAGAGATTGTAGATGAGATGGATAGTTTCATTTTGTCAAAAATAATTTAA
- a CDS encoding type II toxin-antitoxin system HicA family toxin — MSKKDKLLLKFLENPPKKDLTFKELNTLLISLGFIKIEGAGSAVKFYNKDKDLLINLHKPHPSDILKVYLIKQIQNKLKEFL, encoded by the coding sequence ATGAGTAAAAAAGATAAGCTTTTATTAAAATTTTTAGAAAATCCACCAAAAAAAGATTTAACTTTTAAAGAGTTAAATACATTATTGATATCTTTAGGGTTTATAAAAATTGAAGGTGCTGGTTCTGCTGTTAAATTTTACAATAAAGATAAAGATTTATTAATAAATCTACATAAACCGCATCCAAGTGATATTTTAAAAGTTTATCTTATAAAACAGATACAAAACAAACTTAAGGAGTTTTTATAA
- a CDS encoding competence/damage-inducible protein A produces MKKRVNFYSVIIGTELLNGRRKDAHFAFLNQELLKRGWEHKASFVIEDDKELMLKIFNLIKSDENSVMFCFGGIGATPDDFTRQIAADAFTNSQMEFHEEAKKRIENRFKDEAYPHRVNMAYLPINAKLLKNVVNDVAGFYLEDRFFFTPGFPSMSQSMVLEALDRHYTKSNIKKYRKTVTIVSSENDLIEVMKKIPTHLEFSSLPKIIGEERRVVISVAGYNQDEVNFAFKLFLDFCLENKKEYVLEDING; encoded by the coding sequence GTGAAAAAGAGAGTAAATTTTTATAGCGTAATTATTGGAACTGAACTTTTAAATGGCAGAAGAAAAGATGCTCATTTTGCATTTTTAAATCAGGAGCTTTTAAAGCGTGGTTGGGAACATAAAGCATCTTTTGTGATTGAAGATGATAAAGAGCTGATGCTAAAAATATTTAATCTTATAAAATCTGATGAGAATAGTGTGATGTTTTGTTTTGGTGGAATTGGAGCAACTCCAGATGATTTTACAAGACAAATAGCTGCAGATGCTTTTACGAACTCACAAATGGAGTTTCACGAAGAGGCAAAGAAGAGAATCGAAAATAGATTTAAAGATGAAGCCTATCCTCACAGAGTAAATATGGCGTATCTTCCAATAAATGCAAAACTTCTAAAAAATGTTGTAAATGATGTAGCTGGATTTTATTTAGAAGATAGATTCTTTTTCACACCAGGATTTCCATCTATGAGTCAAAGTATGGTTTTGGAGGCTTTGGATAGACACTATACAAAATCAAATATCAAAAAATATAGAAAAACAGTGACAATTGTAAGTAGTGAAAATGACTTAATTGAAGTTATGAAAAAAATCCCAACACACCTTGAGTTTTCATCTTTGCCAAAGATTATTGGTGAAGAAAGAAGAGTTGTAATATCTGTTGCTGGATATAATCAAGATGAGGTAAATTTTGCTTTTAAACTCTTTTTGGATTTTTGCCTTGAAAATAAAAAAGAGTATGTTTTGGAAGATATAAATGGATAA
- a CDS encoding YgiQ family radical SAM protein has protein sequence MNKQNRFLPTTKEEMKQRGWDELDVVLITGDAYIDSPFMGIAVVGRILEDIGFKVGIIGQPDINSDVDIKRLGEPKLFWGVSGGSIDSMVSNYTATKKFRNDDDYTPGGKNNKRPDRATLVYTNLIRRYFKNTVPIVLGGIEASLRRLTHYDYWSNTLRKPILFDSKADYMIYGMGEQAIIDLGLYLKEGKDVRTIAGLCYISKEPVKEYLQIPSHKECLENKEKYIDLFRAFYDNNDPMYSKGLCQEVDGRFLIQNPPSRYLEENEMNKIASYPYQRDLHPYHAKDGKVKALETIKFSIMTHHGCWGECNYCAIAAHQGRTIRTRSEQNILSEAKHFTTLKDFKGIISDVGGPTANMYGYECKKKMNLGTCIDNKRCVDAHRLCRTMKVDHSRNIKLLKDIRAIPKVKKAFIASGIRYDFIAADKNHGKEYLKEIIDHHISGQMKIAPEHTSDEVLHHMGKPGKQSLIEFKKMFDDLNKTSGKKQFLTYYLIAAHPGCKESHMHELKQFTTHELKINPEQAQVFTPTPGTYSAVMYYTELDPFTKKKIFVEKDTLRKERQKEIVVAKKEFAKNKKSNNLGMQG, from the coding sequence ATGAATAAACAAAATAGATTTTTACCAACAACAAAAGAAGAGATGAAACAGCGAGGGTGGGATGAACTTGATGTTGTTTTAATAACAGGTGATGCGTATATTGATTCTCCTTTTATGGGAATTGCTGTTGTTGGAAGAATTTTAGAGGATATTGGTTTTAAAGTTGGAATTATTGGACAACCAGATATTAATAGTGATGTTGATATAAAACGACTAGGGGAGCCAAAACTGTTTTGGGGAGTTAGTGGTGGAAGTATTGATTCTATGGTTTCAAACTATACAGCTACAAAAAAGTTTAGAAATGATGATGACTATACTCCAGGTGGGAAAAACAACAAACGACCAGATAGGGCTACTTTAGTTTATACAAATTTAATAAGAAGATATTTTAAAAATACAGTTCCTATTGTTTTAGGTGGAATAGAAGCTAGTTTAAGACGACTTACTCACTATGATTATTGGTCAAACACTCTTAGAAAACCAATTTTATTTGATTCTAAGGCTGATTATATGATTTATGGAATGGGTGAACAAGCAATAATAGATTTAGGACTTTATTTAAAAGAGGGTAAAGATGTAAGAACTATTGCAGGACTTTGTTATATCTCAAAAGAGCCTGTAAAAGAGTATTTACAAATTCCTTCGCACAAAGAGTGTTTAGAGAATAAAGAGAAATATATTGATCTATTTAGAGCTTTTTATGATAACAACGACCCAATGTATTCAAAAGGTCTTTGCCAAGAAGTAGATGGCAGATTTCTAATACAAAATCCACCAAGTAGGTATTTAGAAGAAAATGAGATGAATAAAATAGCCTCTTATCCATATCAAAGAGATTTGCATCCATATCATGCAAAAGATGGAAAAGTAAAGGCATTGGAAACTATAAAATTCTCAATTATGACTCATCATGGATGTTGGGGAGAGTGTAACTATTGTGCGATTGCAGCTCATCAAGGAAGAACCATAAGAACAAGAAGTGAACAAAATATTTTAAGTGAAGCAAAACATTTTACAACACTTAAAGATTTTAAAGGAATAATCTCTGATGTTGGAGGACCAACAGCCAATATGTATGGTTATGAGTGCAAAAAGAAGATGAATCTTGGAACTTGTATAGATAATAAAAGATGTGTAGATGCTCATAGACTCTGTCGTACAATGAAAGTAGATCATAGCAGAAACATCAAACTTCTAAAAGATATAAGAGCTATTCCAAAGGTTAAAAAAGCATTTATAGCTTCAGGAATTAGATACGATTTTATAGCTGCTGATAAAAATCATGGAAAAGAGTATTTAAAAGAGATAATTGACCATCATATATCAGGTCAAATGAAAATTGCACCTGAGCATACAAGTGATGAAGTGCTTCATCATATGGGAAAACCTGGTAAACAATCACTTATTGAGTTTAAAAAGATGTTTGATGATTTAAATAAAACAAGTGGTAAAAAACAGTTTTTAACATATTATCTAATAGCTGCTCATCCAGGGTGCAAAGAGAGCCATATGCATGAGCTTAAACAGTTTACAACTCATGAATTAAAGATTAATCCAGAACAAGCACAAGTTTTTACTCCAACACCTGGAACTTATTCAGCTGTTATGTACTATACAGAGTTGGACCCTTTTACAAAAAAGAAGATATTTGTTGAAAAAGATACATTAAGAAAAGAGAGACAAAAAGAGATAGTAGTTGCAAAAAAAGAGTTTGCTAAAAATAAAAAAAGCAATAATTTAGGGATGCAAGGTTGA
- a CDS encoding type II toxin-antitoxin system HicB family antitoxin: MANIIEYNGYIGTIEYSQEDKCFFGKIDMINDLVTFEAQNATELEENFKNAVDEYILTCKELNREPQKAFKGVFNVRTGSELHKLAVLNATKIGVSLNTYIKNLIEKDSKLSLN, from the coding sequence ATGGCAAATATTATTGAGTATAATGGTTATATAGGAACAATTGAGTATTCACAAGAAGATAAATGTTTTTTTGGAAAAATAGATATGATAAATGATTTAGTAACATTTGAAGCACAAAATGCAACTGAATTGGAAGAAAATTTTAAAAATGCAGTTGATGAATATATATTGACTTGTAAAGAGCTAAATAGAGAACCACAAAAAGCATTTAAAGGTGTTTTTAATGTACGAACAGGAAGTGAACTTCACAAACTTGCAGTTTTAAATGCTACAAAAATAGGTGTTTCTCTAAATACCTATATTAAGAATTTGATAGAAAAAGATAGTAAATTGTCTTTAAATTAG
- a CDS encoding methyl-accepting chemotaxis protein, with the protein MNFIKNSVIAKVVSVSIISISISMAILTFLVVNNSFEMMKTNTEKTVQKELSLLIENINTFNKVAKSGANLSGDIFLSMLNDIKIDNSKNIEIENLKTPALYINGDLVNLNFDLVDKFTQITNGSVATIFVRKDNDFIRVSTSLKKENGNRAIGTKLDSNHPGYKSVLEGKSYLGKALLFGKEYMTKYIPIIEDNEVIAIAFIGSDISSDLNDLMQTIKNRVIGESGYYYILNSNINDKKYGEFISHPTLSKKSGLDISDKNGVYIVKEILNKKNGNLTYIWNDEEKFTVFENFDEWNWLLVGGVNSNEIFKDANKLMYLIITLSIITLVVISISIFITLTISLKSLKRIKDGLLSFFRYLNKESNSIEKIAIDSEDEFGIMAKQINENIEKAKKATDEDRKLIDETVAVLSEFEHGDLCQRINIEVSNPALMELKNVLNRMANNLESNIENVLNVLEQYSNYNYLNKISTKNLKEHLLKLANGVNTLGDSITQMLIENKSIGLKLDESSNILLKNVDKLNISSNEAAASLEQTSASLEQITSNIRSNSQNVSKMTQLSQKLLNSSIEGEKLANQTTASMEDISSQVSEINEAISVIDNIAFQTNILSLNAAVEAATAGEAGKGFAVVAGEVRNLANRSAEAAKEIKNIVENATLKANQGKEIANSMIEGYKELNENIKNSSKLIYDIENSSKEQLLGIEQINDAVNSLDEQTQQNAQIASLTHDVAVETDEIAKMVVKKTDEKKFVGKDSIDFKKLL; encoded by the coding sequence ATGAATTTTATAAAAAATTCAGTTATTGCAAAAGTAGTATCTGTATCAATAATATCAATATCTATTTCAATGGCTATATTAACTTTTTTAGTTGTTAATAATAGTTTTGAGATGATGAAAACAAATACTGAAAAAACTGTTCAAAAAGAGTTGTCTTTATTAATAGAAAATATAAATACCTTCAATAAAGTTGCAAAAAGTGGTGCAAATCTATCTGGTGACATATTTTTAAGTATGTTAAATGATATTAAAATAGATAATTCAAAAAACATAGAGATTGAAAATTTAAAAACTCCTGCTTTATATATAAATGGAGATTTAGTAAATTTAAATTTTGATTTGGTTGATAAATTTACACAAATTACTAATGGCTCTGTTGCTACAATATTTGTTAGAAAAGATAATGATTTTATTAGAGTATCTACTAGCTTAAAAAAAGAGAATGGAAATAGAGCTATTGGAACTAAACTAGATAGCAATCATCCTGGATATAAAAGTGTTTTAGAGGGAAAATCTTATTTAGGAAAAGCCTTGTTATTTGGCAAAGAGTATATGACTAAATATATTCCTATAATAGAAGATAATGAAGTTATTGCAATAGCTTTTATAGGTTCTGATATTAGCTCTGATTTAAATGATTTAATGCAAACTATTAAAAATAGAGTTATAGGAGAAAGTGGTTACTACTACATTTTAAACTCAAATATAAATGATAAAAAATATGGAGAGTTTATCTCTCATCCAACATTAAGCAAAAAATCTGGTTTAGATATTTCAGATAAAAATGGAGTTTATATTGTAAAAGAGATTTTAAATAAGAAAAATGGCAATCTTACATATATTTGGAATGATGAAGAGAAATTTACAGTATTTGAAAACTTTGATGAATGGAATTGGCTTTTAGTTGGTGGAGTTAATTCAAATGAAATTTTTAAAGATGCAAATAAACTGATGTATTTAATCATCACACTATCTATTATAACTTTAGTTGTAATATCTATCTCTATTTTTATAACTTTAACAATATCTTTAAAATCTCTTAAAAGAATCAAAGATGGGTTATTGTCATTTTTTAGATATTTAAATAAAGAGAGTAATAGTATTGAAAAAATTGCTATTGATTCAGAAGATGAGTTTGGGATTATGGCTAAACAGATTAATGAAAATATTGAGAAAGCAAAAAAAGCAACAGATGAGGATAGAAAATTAATCGATGAAACAGTTGCTGTTTTATCAGAGTTTGAACATGGAGATTTATGTCAAAGAATTAATATTGAAGTTTCAAATCCTGCATTAATGGAATTGAAAAATGTATTAAACAGAATGGCAAATAATCTTGAATCAAATATTGAAAATGTATTAAATGTATTAGAGCAATACTCTAACTATAACTATCTAAATAAAATATCAACAAAAAATTTAAAAGAACATCTTTTAAAACTTGCAAATGGCGTGAATACTTTGGGTGATTCAATTACTCAAATGTTAATTGAAAACAAATCAATTGGATTAAAACTTGATGAGAGTTCAAATATATTACTTAAAAATGTAGATAAATTAAATATAAGTTCAAATGAAGCAGCCGCATCTCTTGAACAAACATCAGCATCTTTAGAACAAATTACATCAAATATTAGAAGCAATTCACAAAATGTATCAAAAATGACTCAACTATCACAAAAACTTCTTAACTCTTCTATTGAGGGTGAGAAACTTGCAAACCAAACAACTGCTTCTATGGAAGATATTAGTAGTCAAGTTTCTGAGATAAATGAAGCAATAAGTGTGATTGATAATATCGCATTTCAAACAAATATTTTAAGCCTAAACGCAGCTGTTGAAGCAGCAACAGCTGGTGAAGCTGGAAAAGGATTTGCAGTTGTTGCTGGTGAGGTTAGAAACTTAGCAAACAGAAGTGCAGAAGCTGCAAAAGAGATAAAAAATATTGTTGAAAATGCAACATTAAAGGCAAATCAAGGTAAAGAGATTGCAAACTCTATGATTGAAGGGTATAAAGAGTTAAATGAAAATATAAAAAACTCTTCAAAACTTATTTATGATATTGAAAACTCTTCAAAAGAGCAACTTTTGGGTATTGAACAGATTAATGATGCTGTAAATAGTTTGGATGAACAGACTCAACAAAATGCACAAATAGCATCTTTAACTCATGATGTTGCAGTTGAAACTGATGAGATTGCAAAAATGGTAGTAAAAAAAACAGATGAAAAAAAATTTGTAGGAAAAGATAGTATAGATTTTAAAAAGTTATTATAA
- the aspS gene encoding aspartate--tRNA ligase has translation MRTHYCSSVRENLIGEKVTVAGWVNSRRDHGGIIFIDLRDKSGLVQLVADPQDCKDALAVAETVRDEYVLIATGTVRARGEGLENPNLETGKIEIILENLIIENRSKAMPFDINDEKVNDEIKLRNRFLELRSKKSFDIFQLRSKATIQARNTLDELGFLDVETPILTKSTPEGARDYLVPSRVHAGEFYALPQSPQLFKQLLMVAGFDRYFQIAKCFRDEDLRADRQPEFTQIDVEMSFCTQEDVIAVAEKLIYDIFTKCGKKIPSSFRRMKYSEAMESYGSDKPDLRFDMPLIDVIDIFEKSTNEIFTDIAKDKKNNRIKALRCPNGDNIFSKRQMKGFEDYVRKFGAKGLGYFQMKEDGLKGPLTKFFSEADLEEIVKVTNLEVGDVVFFGAGDKKTVWDYMGRFRLFLANEMNIIPKDSYEFLWVVDFPMFEVEDGRTKALHHPFTMPKDLNKEDLEEIESIAYDIVLNGTELGGGSIRIHKEEIQSKVFELMGISQEEAKEKFGFLLDALQYGAPSHGGFALGLDRMIMLLAGTDSIRDVIAFPKTQKAQCLLTQAPSSVDEAQLKELHIRVRKSVES, from the coding sequence TTTTATAGATTTAAGAGATAAAAGTGGTTTAGTTCAACTTGTTGCTGATCCACAAGATTGTAAAGATGCCTTAGCAGTTGCTGAAACTGTAAGAGATGAGTATGTTTTAATTGCAACTGGAACTGTAAGAGCAAGAGGTGAAGGGTTAGAAAATCCAAACTTAGAGACTGGAAAAATTGAGATTATTTTAGAGAATCTTATTATTGAAAATAGAAGCAAAGCTATGCCTTTTGATATAAATGATGAGAAAGTAAATGATGAGATAAAACTAAGAAATAGATTTTTAGAGCTTAGAAGTAAAAAATCCTTTGATATTTTCCAATTAAGAAGTAAAGCTACTATTCAAGCTAGAAATACACTTGATGAGTTAGGATTTTTAGATGTTGAAACTCCAATTTTAACAAAATCAACTCCAGAGGGTGCAAGAGATTATTTAGTTCCATCAAGAGTTCATGCAGGTGAGTTTTATGCACTTCCTCAATCTCCACAGTTGTTTAAACAACTTTTAATGGTTGCTGGATTTGATAGATATTTTCAAATTGCAAAATGTTTTAGAGATGAAGATTTAAGAGCAGATAGACAACCTGAATTTACTCAAATAGATGTTGAGATGAGTTTTTGTACTCAAGAGGATGTTATAGCTGTTGCTGAGAAATTAATCTATGATATATTTACAAAATGTGGTAAAAAAATTCCATCATCTTTTAGAAGAATGAAATATAGTGAAGCAATGGAGAGTTACGGTAGTGATAAACCTGATTTAAGATTTGATATGCCTTTAATTGATGTTATTGATATTTTTGAAAAATCAACAAATGAAATATTTACAGATATTGCAAAAGATAAAAAGAATAATAGAATTAAAGCATTAAGATGTCCAAATGGGGATAATATCTTCTCAAAAAGACAGATGAAAGGTTTTGAAGATTATGTAAGAAAATTTGGAGCAAAAGGGCTTGGATATTTCCAAATGAAAGAAGATGGACTTAAAGGTCCACTTACAAAATTCTTTAGTGAAGCTGATTTAGAAGAGATTGTAAAAGTTACAAATCTTGAAGTTGGAGATGTAGTGTTCTTTGGAGCAGGAGATAAAAAAACTGTTTGGGATTATATGGGAAGATTTAGATTATTTTTAGCTAATGAGATGAATATTATTCCAAAAGATTCTTATGAGTTTTTATGGGTTGTTGATTTCCCTATGTTTGAAGTTGAAGATGGAAGAACAAAAGCACTTCACCATCCATTTACAATGCCAAAAGATTTAAACAAAGAGGATTTAGAAGAGATTGAATCAATTGCTTATGATATTGTTTTAAATGGAACAGAACTTGGTGGTGGAAGTATAAGAATTCACAAAGAAGAGATTCAAAGTAAAGTATTTGAACTAATGGGAATTAGTCAAGAGGAAGCAAAAGAGAAGTTTGGATTCTTGCTTGATGCTTTACAATATGGAGCACCAAGCCATGGAGGATTTGCATTAGGTCTTGATAGAATGATAATGTTACTTGCTGGAACTGATTCAATAAGAGATGTTATAGCATTCCCTAAAACTCAAAAAGCTCAATGTCTATTAACTCAAGCTCCATCAAGCGTTGATGAAGCTCAATTAAAAGAGTTACATATTCGTGTGAGAAAAAGTGTAGAAAGCTAA
- the rhuM gene encoding RhuM family protein gives MDKQIRNSTAEFLIFTSQNKEDSIEVKVFDETVWLTQNMIAQLFDKGRTTITEHLKNIFESEELDEKSVCREFRHTANDGKTYNTKYYNLDAIISVGYRVNSKKTTQFRQWATSVLKEFAIKGFVLDKKRLENGSFLGQNYFDRLLEEIREIRVSERVFYQKLTDIYSTSVDYNKDDETTKNFFAKVQNKLHFAIHGQTAAELIFNRANSQKEKMAYALI, from the coding sequence ATGGATAAACAAATACGAAATAGTACAGCTGAATTTTTAATTTTTACTTCACAAAATAAAGAAGATAGTATTGAGGTAAAAGTATTTGATGAAACGGTTTGGCTTACTCAAAATATGATAGCACAGCTTTTTGATAAAGGTAGAACAACTATTACAGAACATTTAAAAAATATATTTGAAAGTGAAGAATTAGATGAAAAATCAGTATGTCGGGAATTCCGACATACTGCAAATGATGGTAAAACTTACAATACAAAATATTATAACTTAGATGCAATAATTTCTGTTGGATATAGAGTAAATTCAAAAAAAACTACACAGTTTAGACAGTGGGCTACAAGTGTATTAAAAGAGTTTGCTATAAAAGGATTTGTTCTTGATAAAAAAAGACTAGAAAATGGCTCATTTTTAGGTCAAAACTATTTTGATAGATTACTTGAAGAGATAAGAGAGATAAGAGTTAGTGAAAGAGTGTTTTATCAAAAACTAACAGATATTTACTCTACAAGTGTTGATTATAATAAAGATGATGAAACAACTAAAAACTTTTTTGCAAAAGTACAAAATAAACTTCATTTTGCTATTCATGGACAAACAGCAGCTGAACTGATTTTTAATAGAGCAAATAGCCAAAAAGAGAAGATGGCCTATGCCCTAATTTAA